A part of Candidatus Methylomirabilis tolerans genomic DNA contains:
- a CDS encoding IclR family transcriptional regulator, translated as MDHRKKEKAEYLVQSVDRALDILESFDYQAGELGVTELAEKLHLPKNNVFRLLATLEVRGYIEQDKKTANYRLGIKPFEVANVFLHHLGFRRQARPVIEELVVQCDETAYLAVVDGSEVIYVLVQDTSQMVRVASFPGRRLPVHCTAAGKAQLAYESADRLDSILQHQPMRQLTEHTITDPQLFREHLREVAGLGFAVDNEEYEPGVRCIAAPVRDYSRKVVASIGLSGPITRFSLERIEHELAPLVKAAAIKLSERLGYEATTVPAD; from the coding sequence ATGGACCATCGAAAGAAAGAAAAGGCCGAATATCTCGTCCAGTCAGTCGATCGAGCGCTTGATATTCTGGAGTCGTTCGATTATCAGGCAGGGGAGTTAGGCGTGACGGAACTCGCCGAGAAACTTCACCTGCCCAAAAACAATGTCTTCCGGTTGCTGGCCACCCTTGAGGTTCGTGGTTATATCGAGCAGGATAAAAAGACAGCCAACTACCGTTTGGGAATCAAGCCGTTCGAAGTTGCTAATGTCTTCCTCCATCATCTGGGATTTCGACGCCAGGCCAGACCGGTTATCGAAGAGTTGGTAGTCCAGTGCGATGAAACCGCCTATCTTGCCGTTGTAGATGGATCAGAGGTCATTTATGTGCTTGTTCAGGACACCAGTCAGATGGTTCGGGTCGCATCGTTTCCCGGGCGCCGTCTTCCGGTTCATTGTACCGCCGCAGGAAAGGCCCAACTGGCCTATGAATCAGCCGACCGGCTAGACAGCATCCTTCAACACCAACCGATGCGTCAACTAACCGAGCATACGATTACTGACCCCCAGTTATTTCGGGAACACCTCCGCGAGGTGGCCGGGCTTGGATTCGCCGTAGATAATGAAGAGTACGAGCCGGGGGTACGGTGTATTGCCGCTCCCGTGAGAGATTATTCTCGCAAGGTAGTGGCCAGCATTGGCCTGTCCGGTCCCATCACCCGGTTCTCCCTTGAGCGGATCGAACATGAACTCGCCCCGCTTGTCAAGGCAGCCGCGATCAAGCTCTCTGAACGACTCGGCTACGAGGCGACAACAGTTCCAGCCGACTGA
- the ftsA gene encoding cell division protein FtsA → MTRKGELVTGLDIGTTKICVIVAELTENGIEIVGCGISPSQGLKKGVVVNIDVTVESIRQAVEAAEAMAGVTLDSAFVGIAGSHIKGINSRGVIAISGKNREVTQADLDRVIEAAKAITLPADRRVIHIIPQEFIIDDQGGVKEPIGMSGCRLEAEIHIVTGAIASAENIIKCANRAGLEVRDIVLQPLASSEATLTADEKELGVILIDIGGGTSDIAVFVDGSIRHTAVLPLGGDHLTHDIAIGLRTPPQCAEEIKRQYGCALASLAGGEEVVEVPSVGGRKPRLLSRQMLCEIIQPRVEEIFAHADLEVRRAGLMQQVAAGVVVTGGSSVMAGMPELAEQLFDLPVRLGIPSGVGGLKEVVNAPMYATGVGLVLYGATHLDQHRFSRSSERSLMEKIINRMRQWFNDFL, encoded by the coding sequence ATGACCCGAAAGGGCGAGCTTGTGACAGGACTCGATATCGGTACGACGAAGATCTGCGTGATCGTCGCTGAGCTGACAGAGAATGGAATTGAAATCGTCGGATGCGGGATCAGTCCATCGCAGGGTCTGAAGAAGGGTGTTGTCGTCAACATCGATGTGACGGTTGAGTCGATCAGACAAGCGGTCGAAGCGGCAGAAGCGATGGCAGGAGTCACCCTGGATTCCGCATTTGTGGGAATCGCCGGAAGTCACATCAAGGGGATCAACAGTCGGGGAGTCATCGCCATCTCCGGTAAGAACCGGGAGGTCACGCAGGCCGATTTGGATCGGGTCATCGAGGCGGCCAAGGCTATCACGCTGCCCGCCGATCGCCGGGTGATTCATATCATTCCTCAGGAGTTTATCATCGACGATCAGGGGGGGGTGAAGGAACCGATTGGAATGAGCGGATGTCGACTTGAGGCCGAGATCCATATCGTCACAGGCGCCATCGCCTCGGCGGAAAATATCATCAAGTGTGCGAACAGGGCCGGGTTGGAGGTGCGGGACATCGTGTTGCAGCCGCTGGCCTCCAGTGAAGCGACGCTGACCGCAGATGAGAAAGAGCTGGGGGTAATTCTGATAGATATCGGCGGAGGGACCTCGGACATTGCCGTCTTCGTCGATGGGAGCATCCGCCACACGGCGGTGCTGCCGCTGGGCGGCGACCATCTGACCCATGACATTGCCATCGGACTCAGGACGCCTCCTCAATGTGCCGAAGAGATCAAGCGTCAGTACGGTTGCGCCCTGGCCTCTCTCGCGGGTGGCGAGGAGGTGGTGGAGGTTCCGAGTGTCGGCGGTCGCAAGCCTCGCTTGCTCTCGCGGCAGATGTTGTGCGAGATCATTCAGCCAAGGGTGGAGGAGATCTTTGCGCATGCAGATCTGGAAGTACGACGGGCCGGCTTGATGCAACAGGTGGCCGCCGGGGTTGTCGTCACCGGCGGATCCTCGGTAATGGCGGGTATGCCGGAGCTGGCCGAGCAACTCTTCGACTTACCGGTACGGCTGGGGATACCGTCTGGCGTCGGCGGATTGAAGGAAGTGGTCAACGCGCCGATGTATGCGACTGGGGTGGGTCTGGTGCTGTATGGCGCAACGCATCTGGACCAGCATCGGTTTAGCAGATCGTCGGAGCGAAGCCTGATGGAAAAGATCATCAATCGGATGAGGCAGTGGTTTAACGATTTTCTGTAA
- the murB gene encoding UDP-N-acetylmuramate dehydrogenase, translating into MVATQLKLQERLQGVVKGTILNEEPLSLHTYFRIGGPAEVMVYPADLEDVKVLLKVVRDDTIPLLILGSGSNMLALDGGVRGLVINLSRTFLDLHVIGEQIRCGAGIRTSRLLALSAMNGLTGLEGLAGVPGTVGGAIKGNAGTPLGAIIDHLDWIRIVDGLGEERYLTREELNPGYRHCTLPMGSVIIETCFTLRRARVVEIRGMISTLLARRNLTQPVEGRSAGCIFKNPPGDFAGRLMECAGLKGIRHGNAQISEKHGNFVVNLGGSTAAEVLWLIERARIEVMAKTGVALELEIQIVGSPIAS; encoded by the coding sequence ATGGTAGCGACGCAGCTCAAATTGCAGGAACGGCTGCAGGGTGTGGTTAAGGGAACGATCCTCAATGAGGAGCCGCTCTCCCTGCACACCTACTTCCGAATCGGCGGCCCAGCCGAGGTGATGGTCTATCCCGCTGACCTTGAAGATGTGAAGGTCTTACTTAAGGTGGTGCGAGACGACACGATTCCTCTCCTGATCCTCGGTAGCGGAAGTAATATGCTGGCGTTGGATGGAGGGGTCAGGGGTCTGGTCATCAATCTCTCGCGCACCTTCCTGGATCTCCACGTGATCGGCGAACAGATCAGGTGCGGAGCCGGTATCCGAACAAGCCGTCTGCTGGCCCTCTCCGCGATGAATGGCCTGACCGGTCTCGAAGGGCTGGCGGGTGTGCCTGGAACCGTTGGAGGGGCGATCAAAGGCAATGCCGGGACGCCCTTGGGCGCCATCATCGATCATCTTGACTGGATTCGTATTGTGGACGGCCTCGGTGAGGAGCGTTATCTTACGCGGGAAGAGCTCAACCCGGGTTATAGGCACTGCACCCTTCCGATGGGCTCAGTCATCATTGAAACGTGTTTTACGCTCAGGCGCGCAAGAGTGGTAGAGATCAGGGGGATGATTTCGACGTTGCTGGCAAGGAGGAATCTGACGCAGCCCGTGGAGGGCAGGTCGGCAGGGTGCATCTTCAAGAACCCTCCTGGGGATTTCGCGGGACGTCTGATGGAATGTGCGGGACTCAAGGGGATTCGGCATGGCAATGCGCAGATCTCTGAGAAGCACGGCAACTTCGTTGTGAACCTTGGCGGGTCTACGGCGGCAGAGGTTCTCTGGCTGATCGAGCGAGCTCGAATTGAAGTGATGGCCAAGACAGGAGTGGCGCTTGAACTGGAGATTCAGATCGTCGGATCGCCCATCGCGAGTTGA
- a CDS encoding FtsQ-type POTRA domain-containing protein, translating into MSLRRISRLRRGVGVAILSALLVVPGWLAWQRIPHSTFLRYFQISDLIVEGNQRVSSAAIIDSLALPSRTDLLQVDLKELAEAVLRNPWIKTARVSRRLPATLQVHVSERAPHAVVVADRPYLVSEDGLILQEASPSEMSDLPLLRLHDDRPLETGERIDPARIEQGARLWQRFHRGVLGPDVQAREIRLQNDGSCTVLLGPGLPYLHFGEGDGLQWQLDRLMRVLEMRGTTLRELEYADLRFADKVIVKPLSREGV; encoded by the coding sequence ATGAGCTTGCGGCGTATTTCGCGCCTCAGGCGGGGCGTAGGAGTAGCCATCCTCTCGGCGTTACTTGTCGTGCCTGGATGGCTGGCGTGGCAGCGAATCCCACACTCCACGTTCCTACGCTATTTTCAGATCAGCGATCTCATCGTTGAAGGAAATCAACGCGTGTCCTCAGCAGCGATTATCGACAGCTTGGCCCTGCCCTCTCGTACGGACCTCTTGCAAGTCGACTTGAAGGAATTGGCGGAGGCTGTTTTGCGCAATCCCTGGATTAAAACGGCCAGGGTGAGCAGGCGCCTTCCGGCAACCTTGCAGGTTCACGTATCAGAGCGCGCGCCGCACGCGGTTGTGGTAGCCGATCGCCCCTACCTTGTCAGCGAGGATGGGCTGATACTGCAAGAGGCTTCACCATCTGAGATGTCCGATCTTCCGCTCCTGAGGCTCCACGACGATCGCCCGCTCGAGACGGGGGAGCGGATCGATCCCGCTCGCATCGAGCAGGGGGCGCGCCTGTGGCAGCGGTTTCATCGGGGCGTCTTAGGGCCGGATGTGCAGGCGAGGGAGATCAGACTGCAAAACGATGGGAGTTGCACCGTCCTGCTTGGTCCCGGGTTGCCATACCTGCATTTCGGAGAGGGGGATGGCTTACAGTGGCAGTTGGATCGGTTAATGCGAGTACTTGAGATGCGGGGGACTACCCTGCGCGAATTGGAATATGCCGATCTCCGGTTCGCCGATAAGGTCATCGTCAAGCCGCTTTCGAGGGAGGGTGTATGA
- a CDS encoding YggS family pyridoxal phosphate-dependent enzyme, whose amino-acid sequence MTERVKDRVEQVRQRMAEAARRVGRDPDEVELIAVTKTVSIPRIREAVDAGATLLGENRVQEASDKITLLSSLPVKWHLIGHLQTNKSRLAAELFDLIHSLDSLKLAAALDRHGAFLQKQVRVLIEVNLEGESSKAGILEHDLVPLLQACRRLTHLVIEGLMAIPPYCKNPQDVRPFFLRLRRLRDQAANACPDYPLHHLSMGMSHDYEIAIEEGATLVRVGTAIFEGRPVI is encoded by the coding sequence TTGACGGAACGGGTGAAAGATCGCGTTGAGCAGGTAAGGCAGCGGATGGCCGAGGCGGCCCGCCGCGTCGGCAGGGACCCTGATGAAGTGGAGCTGATTGCCGTCACCAAGACCGTGTCGATTCCCCGTATCCGAGAGGCGGTCGATGCCGGTGCGACGCTGCTGGGCGAAAATCGGGTCCAGGAAGCGTCAGATAAGATTACCCTCCTGAGCTCGCTTCCGGTCAAATGGCATCTGATCGGTCATTTACAGACGAATAAAAGTCGGCTTGCCGCTGAGCTGTTTGATCTGATCCATTCGCTCGATTCTTTGAAGCTTGCTGCCGCCCTGGACCGGCATGGAGCTTTCTTACAGAAGCAGGTACGAGTTCTCATTGAGGTGAACCTCGAAGGCGAATCGAGTAAGGCTGGTATTCTCGAACATGACCTTGTGCCGCTCCTTCAAGCCTGTCGACGGTTGACACATCTGGTGATTGAAGGTCTGATGGCTATCCCTCCGTATTGTAAGAATCCTCAGGACGTCCGTCCTTTCTTTCTGAGGCTCCGACGATTACGAGACCAGGCAGCCAATGCCTGTCCCGATTACCCTCTGCACCACCTCTCAATGGGGATGAGCCACGATTACGAGATCGCCATCGAAGAGGGGGCAACGCTGGTACGAGTCGGTACGGCGATCTTTGAGGGACGACCGGTCATATAG
- the ftsZ gene encoding cell division protein FtsZ: MSFALEIGAEHAAKIKVIGVGGGGSNAVNRMSASDFTGVEFFIVNTDTQALRMSPVDTKIQIGANVTGGRGAGANPEIGRQAAIEDTDKILSLLEGADMVFITAGLGGGTGTGAAPVIANLAKELGILTVGVVTKPFGFEGKTREVQATRGLTALCESVDALITIPNQRLLQVVERQTSLTDAFKIADDVLRQAVQGIADLIVVPGLINLDFADVKTIMSERGIAMMGIGVASGESAASEAAIKAINSPLLDNISIDGARGVLISITGGPTLSLYEVNEASSTICKSAHQDANIIFGAVIDESLNDSVCVTVIATGFEAAAPVKEEGSSNMIEMKAYAVKAAERVGFLRKRGAVGYETSDEQVNLRGMEHRSQDLDGDELDIPTFLRRQAD; this comes from the coding sequence ATGTCATTCGCGCTGGAGATCGGTGCCGAGCACGCGGCTAAGATTAAGGTCATCGGAGTTGGGGGTGGAGGGTCCAATGCAGTGAACCGGATGTCGGCATCGGATTTCACCGGAGTTGAATTTTTTATCGTCAACACTGACACCCAGGCACTCAGGATGTCTCCTGTGGACACCAAGATTCAGATCGGTGCCAACGTCACGGGGGGTCGTGGAGCAGGGGCGAATCCGGAGATCGGGCGACAAGCGGCGATTGAGGACACCGACAAGATTCTGAGCCTCCTGGAAGGCGCGGATATGGTGTTTATCACCGCCGGACTGGGGGGAGGGACGGGAACCGGTGCCGCACCTGTCATCGCGAACCTGGCCAAGGAGTTGGGCATTCTGACAGTCGGGGTCGTGACCAAACCATTCGGGTTCGAGGGTAAGACCAGAGAGGTTCAAGCGACCAGGGGGCTTACAGCGCTATGTGAGAGCGTTGATGCATTGATTACGATTCCAAACCAGCGGTTGCTACAGGTGGTGGAGCGACAGACCTCCCTGACCGATGCCTTCAAGATTGCCGACGACGTGTTGCGCCAAGCGGTGCAGGGGATTGCGGACCTCATCGTAGTGCCTGGTCTGATCAACCTGGATTTTGCCGATGTCAAGACCATTATGTCGGAACGTGGAATTGCTATGATGGGCATCGGAGTTGCGTCAGGAGAGAGCGCAGCCTCAGAAGCGGCCATAAAGGCTATTAACAGCCCACTCCTGGATAACATCTCCATCGACGGCGCCAGGGGCGTCCTCATTAGCATCACGGGCGGTCCGACGCTCTCACTGTACGAGGTGAACGAGGCCAGCTCTACGATCTGCAAGTCGGCCCATCAAGACGCCAACATCATCTTCGGGGCGGTGATCGACGAATCGCTCAACGATAGTGTGTGCGTGACGGTCATTGCCACCGGGTTCGAGGCCGCTGCCCCGGTGAAAGAGGAGGGATCCTCAAATATGATTGAGATGAAGGCGTATGCGGTCAAAGCGGCGGAACGCGTAGGCTTTCTCAGGAAGCGGGGGGCGGTTGGATATGAGACCTCTGATGAGCAAGTCAATCTCCGCGGCATGGAGCACAGATCCCAGGATCTTGATGGAGATGAGTTGGATATTCCGACCTTTTTGCGGCGTCAGGCCGATTAA